The proteins below come from a single Bactrocera tryoni isolate S06 unplaced genomic scaffold, CSIRO_BtryS06_freeze2 scaffold_25, whole genome shotgun sequence genomic window:
- the LOC120780520 gene encoding uncharacterized protein LOC120780520: MDSSDDEYLASATVLKYFINKKSFGKHPINDKRSEFGEFHHLYSDLRKYPAKFKEYTRMSIETFDYILENIGDKLKKKWSNFIKVPICPCERLIVTFRFLATGASFASLAFSFRLGKSTVGAIVKETTQVLWDNMFTIHRMFVKAV; this comes from the exons ATGGATTCGTCAGATGATGAGTATTTAGCTTCGGCTACtgttttaaagtattttatcaataaaaaatcatttggaAAACATCCAATAAATGATAAACGAAGTGAATTTGGAGAATTTCATCACTTATATAGTGATTTAAGAAAATATCCTGCCAAGTTTAAAGAATATACTCGAATGAGTATTGAAACTTTCGACTATATTCTCGAAAATATTggtgataaattaaaaaagaagtggagtaattttattaaagtacCAATATGTCCATGTGAACGCTTGATAGTAACTTTCAg ATTTCTGGCAACTGGAGCATCATTTGCCTCACTAGCTTTTTCGTTTCGGCTAGGCAAGTCAACAGTAGGAGCTATTGTTAAGGAGACAACCCAAGTTCTATGGGATAATATGTTTACTATACATAGAATGTTTGTTAAGGCCGTATAG